A window of Ranitomeya variabilis isolate aRanVar5 chromosome 2, aRanVar5.hap1, whole genome shotgun sequence contains these coding sequences:
- the CCNE1 gene encoding G1/S-specific cyclin-E1, whose product MSKCIKENPTKEERTEHSRKRKADVATFLQDPGENLAMELMEMNRKKQFEPQADQSFSLWQRNNQFIPRPQRQPWAPYITPGPEYASLRFRWSSFSPLPPLSWANPDDVWRNLLLKDAIYVRDKNVFQRHPDMDESMRSVLLDWLMEVSELHKLHRETYYLAQDFIDRFLATQANVRKSKLQLIGVTSLFIAAKMEEIYPPKLHEFSYYSDGSCTEEEIMKMELIIMKALNWCLTPITVVSWLNIYLQMAHSKELQHFLLPQYPHMTYLKIMELLDLCTLDVQSLEYSYRILAASALYHCTNEQYLQEMTGYKWTDLQKCIQFLLPFAIAITDTGRSTRLEFFAGVDVAEMHTIQTYRDRAELLENARIIGRMMEMKNAEDHHYSVLTPPLTVTKPWTD is encoded by the exons ATGAG TAAATGCATAAAAGAAAATCCTACAAAGGAGGAGAGGACCGAACACTCCAGGAAGAGGAAGGCAGATGTGGCCACT TTTCTGCAAGATCCAGGAGAAAACTTAGCCATGGAGCTGATGGAAATGAACAGGAAGAAGCAGTTTGAGCCGCAG GCTGATCAGAGCTTTAGTTTGTGGCAACGCAACAACCAGTTCATCCCTAGACCCCAGAGACAACCCTGGGCCCCATACATTACCCCTGGTCCCGAATACGCCAGCCTGAGATTCCGGTGGTCTTCATTCTCTCCTCTTCCACCTCTCAG ctgGGCGAACCCGGATGATGTGTGGCGGAACTTGCTGCTCAAAGATGCAATATACGTAAGGGACAAGAATGTCTTTCAAAGACATCCGGATATGGACGAGAGCATGAGGTCTGTGCTGCTGGACTGGCTGATGGAG GTTTCCGAGCTTCATAAGCTGCACAGAGAGACTTACTACCTGGCACAAGATTTCATCGACCGCTTTCTGGCGACACAAGCGAACGTGAGGAAATCCAAGCTGCAGCTCATCGGCGTCACCTCCCTATTCATCGCTGCCAAGATGGAG GAGATCTACCCTCCGAAGCTCCATGAGTTCTCCTACTACTCAGACGGCTCCTGCACCGAGGAAGAGATTATGAAAATGGAGCTGATAATCATGAAG GCACTTAATTGGTGTTTGACTCCGATCACTGTGGTCTCCTGGTTGAACATTTACTTACAAATGGCGCACAGCAAAGAACTGCAGCACTTTCTCCTTCCCCAGTATCCACACATGACCTACTTAAAGATAATGGAG CTCCTGGATTTATGTACCCTGGACGTCCAGAGCCTAGAATATTCCTACCGCATCCTGGCCGCCTCTGCCCTCTATCACTGCACCAACGAGCAGTATCTGCAGGAGATGACGG GCTATAAGTGGACGGACCTTCAGAAGTGCATTCAGTTCTTGTTACCTTTTGCGATTGCGATCACAGACACTGGGAGGTCCACAAGACTGGAGTTTTTCGCAGGGGTGGATGTTGCGGAAATGCACACGATCCAGACATACCGGGACCGTGCCGAGCTGCTG gAAAATGCCCGAATTATAGGCAGAATGATGGAAATGAAAAACGCTGAGGACCACCACTACAGTGTCCTAACGCCCCCACTAACCGTCACGAAACCGTGGACCGACTAG